A genomic region of Arachis stenosperma cultivar V10309 chromosome 9, arast.V10309.gnm1.PFL2, whole genome shotgun sequence contains the following coding sequences:
- the LOC130949819 gene encoding uncharacterized protein LOC130949819 has translation MSNNDTPKKQKEIIKEPTEEEKQTKADQAEEQAVVPTKNNEKLKEQENQLHSLKEKTQGKQQIEKHLTPPLPYPQRFNKEFLKDLINKKRSWLEKETILLTEECSAVIQRGIPPKLKDPGGFVVSCTIGKTILNKALCDLGASINLMPLSMMRKLDIEELKPTRMSLVMADRSIKTPNGIVENLLVKIGEFIFPADFVILDTEEEGSDSIILGRPFLHTARAIIDVEKGEMVFRVHNEQMIINVFKSMQNSPEQEDYVKVDMIESLVEEMLEESSQEQEGDQSAIEEQVAETFTSK, from the exons atgagcaacaatgacactCCAAAGAAACAAAAGGAGATCATCAAGGAACCAACAGAGGAAGAGAAGCAAACAAAAGCAGATCAAGCTGAGGAGCAAGCTGTGGTGCCAACCAAAAACAATGAGAAACTCAAAGAACAGGAGAACCAGCTACATAGCTTAAAGGAAAAGACTCAAGGAAAGCAGCAGATCGAAAAGCACCTCACACCTCCACTACCATATCCTCAGAGATTCAACAAGGAG ttcttgaaggaccTTATCAataagaagagaagttggcttGAAAAGGAAACCATATTACTGACAGAGGAATGCAGTGCTGTGATTCAGCGGGGCATTCCCccaaaactcaaggatccgGGTGGCTTTGTAGTGTCATGCACCATTGGAAAAACAATTCTCAACAAAGCTCTCTGTGACCTTGGTGCcagcatcaatttaatgcctCTCTCAATGATGAGAAAACTTGATATAGAAGAGCTcaaacccaccaggatgtcaTTAGTTATGGCTGACAGATCCATTAAGACACccaatggaattgtggaaaatctATTGGTGAAGATTGGGGAATTCATCTtcccagcagattttgtgatcttggaTACTGAAGAGGAAGGAAGTGACTCAATCATTTTGGGGAGGCCGTTCTTACACACAGCAAGAGCCATCATCGAtgtagaaaaaggagaaatggtCTTCAGGGTCCATAATGAACAAATGATCATAaatgttttcaagtcaatgcaaAATAGCCCTGAGCAAGAGGATTATGTAAaagtggatatgatagagagtTTGGTGGAAGAAATGCTGGAAGAAAGTTCTCAAGAGCAAGAAGGAGATCAAAgtgcaatagaagaacaagtagcCGAGACCTTCACAAGCAAATAG